The uncultured Desulfatiglans sp. DNA window CATGAACGACATAGGACGGTTCCGGCTTGACATCCGCAGGGAGATTTGCCTATTTAGCTTCCATCCGGAAATGGTCTTTTTGGCCGATCTCGGCGTCAATCTGCACGTTTGCTTGTGCGGCGGCCACCAGGTCGTCTCCACGCAGATGTTTGATTTCCTTGATATTGGCCAAACCGGGACCCATCGCAAAGCGGTGGCACTGCGCACGCGTAGCGTGTGAAGAAACCAGAGCCCGCCCCGCAGGGGTGGGACTGAGCACCCGAAGGGTGTGAAGAAAAATCTTCATTTCCGGATTCAAAGCTGAGTTCTACCGGGAAATCATTCCTGGATTGGAAAGGGGCTCGTACCGGGAAATCATTCCTGATGGACATGATTTCGTTTCCGGTCTGGAAACGATTTTCTTTGCGAAGCCTTGTTTCCAGATGGATACGATTTGGATTACGATCCGTCACCGACCCTTTCGGCCCCCCATCGGCTTCGATCGGCAGGGTCATCTACACTGCAGCACTCAGAGGCTACAGTAATGATCCGTCCCCCTGAAAAGGGATCGAACGCTGCTTCAGACGTCCAGGAAAGCCTGTTTCCCGCGGTAACCCATCTGCACTCGAAAAGGAGGTCCCGCATGCCTCGCAGATCATTCCCCACCCTGCTCCCAGCCGCCATCCTGTTCCTTCTTCTATCCCTCCCGGCCGCCGCCGCTGAATGGGGGGCCATCCGGATCCCGTCCGGCTCGCCGGTCAAGATCGGCATGGGAACCATGCTGACGGGCGACTATGCCGGAATGGGGATCGACATCATGCACGGAGCTGAAATGGCGGTGAAGGAAAAAGGCCTCATCCTCGGCCACCCGGTGACCCTGCAGACCGAAGACGACGGGTGTGCCGGGCCGTCCTCCGTGGTCATCGCCGA harbors:
- a CDS encoding hypothetical protein (Evidence 5 : Unknown function) gives rise to the protein MNPARRRPIVCCMNDIGRFRLDIRREICLFSFHPEMVFLADLGVNLHVCLCGGHQVVSTQMFDFLDIGQTGTHRKAVALRTRSV
- a CDS encoding hypothetical protein (Evidence 5 : Unknown function), whose product is MNPEMKIFLHTLRVLSPTPAGRALVSSHATRAQCHRFAMGPGLANIKEIKHLRGDDLVAAAQANVQIDAEIGQKDHFRMEAK